From the Vulpes lagopus strain Blue_001 chromosome 15, ASM1834538v1, whole genome shotgun sequence genome, one window contains:
- the LOC121476487 gene encoding olfactory receptor 51I1 produces the protein MLSFNDTPFHPATLQLTGIPGMQTGHAWVALAFCILYLISIIGNLSILTLVIREPALHQPMYYFLSMLSLNDLGVSFSTLPTVLATFCFNYHHVGFDACLVQMFFIHTFSFMESGILLAMSFDRFVAICDPLRYATVLTNNRILAMGLGILAKSFITLFPFPFLVKRLPFCKGRILHHSYCLHPDLMKVACGDTHVNNIYGLFVVIFTYGIDSAFILLSYALILRAVLAIASQEQRLKALNTCMSHICAVLAFYVPIIAVSMIHRFWKSAPSVVHVMMSNVYLFVPPVLNPIIYSVKTKEIRRGIFKVLYKSQS, from the coding sequence ATGTTGAGCTTCAATGATACCCCCTTCCATCCAGCCACACTCCAGCTGACAGGCATTCCGGGGATGCAGACAGGCCATGCCTGGGTTGCCCTGGCTTTCTGCATCCTCTACCTAATTTCCATCATAGGCAACCTCAGCATCCTCACTCTGGTGATTCGGGAGCCTGCGCTGCACCAGCCCATGTACTACTTCCTCTCTATGCTTTCTCTCAACGACCTGGGAGTGTCCTTCTCTACACTTCCCACTGTGCTTGCTACCTTTTGTTTCAACTACCACCATGTTGGCTTCGATGCCTGCTTAGTTCAGATGTTCTTCATCCACACTTTCTCCTTCATGGAATCAGGCATATTGCTGGCCATGAGCTTTGATCGCTTTGTGGCTATTTGTGACCCATTACGATATGCCACTGTGCTCACCAACAACCGCATCTTGGCTATGGGCCTGGGCATCCTTGCCAAGAGTTTCATcactctcttccctttcccttttctggtAAAACGACTGCCCTTCTGCAAGGGCAGAATTTTGCATCATTCATACTGCCTCCATCCAGATCTCATGAAAGTGGCCTGTGGAGACACCCATGTTAACAACATCTATGGGCTCTTTGTGGTCATTTTCACCTATGGCATAGACTCAGCATTTATCCTGCTTTCCTATGCATTGATTCTGAGAGCCGTGCTGGCCATCGCATCCCAGGAGCAACGGCTCAAAGCACTCAACACCTGCATGTCACACATCTGTGCAGTGCTGGCTTTTTATGTGCCCATAATTGCTGTCTCCATGATCCATCGTTTCTGGAAAAGTGCCCCATCTGTTGTTCATGTCATGATGTCCAATGTCTACCTGTTTGTGCCCCCCGTGCTCAACCCGATCATCTACAGTGTGAAGACAAAGGAGATACGCAGAGGGATCTTCAAAGTCCTCTATAAATCCCAGAGCTGA
- the LOC121476667 gene encoding ras-related protein Rap-1b-like, giving the protein MREYKLVVLGSGGVGKSALTVQFVQGIFVEKYDPMIEDSYRKQVEVDAQQCMLEILDTAGTEQFTAMRDLYMKNGQGFALVYSITAQSTFNDLQDLREQILRVKDTDDVPMILVGNKCDLEDERVVGKEQGQNLARQWNNCAFLESSAKSKINVNEIFYDLVRQINRKTPVPGKARKKSTCQLL; this is encoded by the coding sequence ATGCGTGAGTATAAGCTAGTCGTTCTTGGCTCAGGAGGCGTTGGAAAATCTGCTCTGACTGTACAGTTTGTTCAAggaatttttgttgaaaaatatgATCCTATGATAGAAGATTCTTATAGAAAGCAAGTTGAAGTAGATGCACAACAGTGTATGCTTGAAATCTTGGATACTGCAGGAACGGAACAATTTACCGCAATGAGGGATTTATACATGAAAAATGGACAAGGCTTTGCATTAGTTTACTCCATCACAGCACAGTCTACATTTAATGATTTACAAGATCTGAGAGAGCAGATTCTTCGAGTTAAAGACACTGATGATGTTCCAATGATTCTGGTTGGTAATAAGTGTGACTTGGAAGATGAAAGAGTTGTAGGAAAGGAACAAGGTCAAAATCTAGCAAGACAATGGAACAACTGTGCATTCTTAGAATCTTCtgcaaaatcaaaaataaatgttaatgagaTCTTTTATGACCTAGTGCGGCAAATTAACAGAAAAACTCCAGTGCCTGGGAAGGCCCGCAAAAAGTCAACATGTCAGCtgctttaa
- the LOC121476128 gene encoding olfactory receptor 51I2-like: MGAESNESLDVLSVFLTGIPGLESQHGWLSIPFSTMYIVAIVGNSLIMIAVQEDPVLHEPMYLFLSMLAVTEVGVSVSTLPTVMGILWFDARQIDFDGCLAQMFFIHTFSCMESGVLLAMSYDRFVAIYNPLRYTAILTLPRIICMGLGITLKSVALMAPLPILLKKPPYCHTNVLSHSYCLHSDLIQLPCADTKLNSILGLAIVLATFGLDSLLIVVSYVLILYTVLGIASGEGRWKALNTCVSHMCAVLVYYVPMIGVSVMHRAAKHASPLVHTLMSSIYLFVPPVLNPIIYSVKTKPIRQGIFTLFSCRRK, from the coding sequence ATGGGAGCTGAAAGCAATGAAAGTCTTGACGTCCTATCTGTCTTCCTAACTGGCATCCCAGGATTAGAGTCCCAGCATGGCTGGCTTTCCATTCCCTTCTCCACTATGTATATTGTGGCCATTGTGGGTAACAGCCTAATCATGATAGCAGTGCAGGAGGACCCTGTGCTACATGAGCCTATGTATCTGTTTCTCTCCATGCTGGCTGTGACTGAGGTGGGTGTTTCTGTGTCTACACTGCCCACTGTCATGGGTATTCTCTGGTTTGATGCCCGCCAGATCGACTTTGATGGCTGCCTGGCTCAGATGTTCTTCATCCACACCTTCTCTTGTATGGAGTCAGGGGTCCTTTTGGCCATGAGTTATGACCGCTTTGTAGCCATCTATAATCCACTGCGATATACTGCCATCCTAACCCTGCCCCGTATCATCTGCATGGGTCTGGGAATCACACTGAAGAGTGTGGCACTTATGGCTCCACTTCCCATCCTTTTGAAAAAACCGCCTTATTGCCACACTAATGTCCTCTCCCATTCCTACTGTCTCCACTCAGATCTGATCCAGCTGCCTTGTGCTGATACTAAGCTCAATAGCATTCTAGGCTTGGCCATTGTCCTGGCCACTTTTGGGCTGGACTCACTGCTCATTGTGGTCTCTTATGTGCTGATTCTTTACACTGTGCTGGGCATTGCTTCTGGGGAGGGACGGTGGAAGGCCCTCAACACATGTGTATCACATATGTGTGCAGTGCTTGTGTACTATGTGCCTATGATTGGTGTGTCTGTGATGCATCGTGCTGCCAAGCATGCCTCACCCCTGGTCCACACACTCATGTCTAGCATATACCTTTTTGTGCCCCCTGTGCTCAATCCCATCATCTACAGTGTCAAGACCAAGCCAATCCGACAGGGGATTTTCACCTTGTTTTCTTGCAGGAGGAAATAG
- the LOC121476662 gene encoding olfactory receptor 51Q1-like — translation MSKVSNSTQVPFYFILTGIPGFEAFHIWISIPFCCLYTISIVGNTTILAVICTEPSLHQPMYLFLSMLALTDLGLTLTTLPTVMQLLWFNIPKIDFEACFAQVFFIHTFSFMESSVLLAMSFDRYVAICRPLHYATILTSEVIGRIGLAIIGRCILAVLPSLFLLKRLPFCHSHLLSHSYCLHQDMIRLVCADIRVNSWYGFALVLLIIVMDPLLIVLSYTFILKNILGTASWTEQLRALNNCLSHILAVLVLYVPMIGVSMTHRFVKHASPLVHVIMANIYLLAPPVMNPIIYSVKTKQIRQGIIHLVSQRNMCLK, via the coding sequence ATGTCCAAGGTCTCTAACAGCACCCAAGTCCCCTTCTACTTCATCCTCACGGGCATCCCTGGATTTGAGGCTTTCCACATCTGGATCTCCATCCCCTTCTGCTGCCTCTATACCATCTCCATCGTGGGGAACACCACCATTCTCGCTGTCATCTGCACAGAGCCATCCCTCCACCAGCCCATGTACCTGTTTCTCTCCATGCTGGCCCTGACTGACCTGGGCCTCACCCTCACCACCCTGCCCACAGTCATGCAGCTTCTCTGGTTCAACATTCCCAAGATCGACTTTGAAGCTTGCTTTGCGCAGGTATTTTTCATTCATACATTCTCCTTCATGGAATCTTCAGTTCTATTGGCCATGTCCTTTgatcgctatgtggccatctgccgCCCCCTCCATTATGCCACCATCCTCACCAGCGAAGTCATTGGCAGGATTGGGTTGGCCATCATTGGCCGCTGTATCCTGGctgttctcccttcccttttcctacTCAAGCGCCTGCCTTTCTGCCACTCCCATCTTCTCTCTCACTCCTACTGCCTCCACCAGGATATGATCCGCCTGGTCTGTGCTGACATCCGGGTCAACAGCTGGTATGGATTTGCTCTGGTTTTGCTCATTATTGTCATGGACCCTCTGCTCATCGTGCTATCCTACACATTCATCCTGAAAAATATCTTGGGCACAGCCTCCTGGACTGAGCAGCTCCGGGCTCTCAATAACTGTCTATCCCACATTCTGGCTGTTCTGGTGCTTTATGTCCCCATGATTGGAGTATCCATGACCCATCGATTTGTCAAGCATGCCTCTCCACTGGTCCATGTTATCATGGCTAATATCTACCTATTGGCACCTCCTGTGATGAACCCCATCATTTACAGTGTCAAGACTAAGCAGATCCGCCAGGGAATTATCCACCTCGTTTCCCAAAGAAATATGTGCTTAAAATGA